A part of Paenarthrobacter sp. A20 genomic DNA contains:
- a CDS encoding CsbD family protein yields the protein MGLGDKISNKAQEVTGKAKEALGDATNNEKLQAEGVADQAAAKTKQAGENVKDAAKDAFDK from the coding sequence ATGGGACTCGGAGACAAGATCAGCAACAAGGCACAGGAAGTCACCGGCAAGGCAAAGGAAGCCTTGGGCGACGCCACCAACAACGAGAAACTGCAGGCCGAGGGTGTCGCTGACCAAGCGGCGGCCAAGACCAAGCAGGCCGGCGAGAACGTCAAGGACGCCGCAAAGGACGCCTTCGACAAGTAA
- a CDS encoding SDR family oxidoreductase has translation MAAEIRNEQTEKTDLDEDIAMALANNVASGSYDPDGESADPRTKYPSGEFEPQTQDYPGWTEAMNPRPDHGEQSYVGHHRLLGRRTLITGGDSGIGKAVAIAFAREGADVAFTYLPEEEQDAEHTVQLIEDAGSRALALPGDLRDEEFCQEVIAQTVMDFGGLNVLVNNAGFQMTTSQGLEDLSTDQFDRTFKTNVYALFWLTKAALPHLQPGSAIINTSSIQGYHPSPSLIDYAATKAAINSMTFSLAESLGPKGIRVNAVAPGPVWTPLQPPTQPVEKIQAFGQDTPLGRAGQPAELASTYVLLASEDSSYISGSVIGVTGGKHLA, from the coding sequence ATGGCTGCGGAGATCCGGAACGAACAAACGGAGAAGACCGACCTTGACGAGGACATCGCCATGGCCTTGGCCAACAATGTGGCGTCCGGGTCCTACGATCCTGACGGGGAGAGCGCGGATCCCCGCACCAAATACCCGTCGGGAGAATTCGAGCCACAAACCCAGGATTACCCCGGCTGGACCGAGGCCATGAACCCACGGCCCGACCACGGCGAGCAAAGCTATGTGGGCCACCACCGCCTGCTGGGCCGCCGGACCTTGATCACCGGCGGCGACAGCGGAATCGGCAAGGCCGTGGCCATCGCCTTTGCCCGGGAAGGTGCCGATGTTGCGTTCACCTACCTGCCCGAAGAAGAGCAGGACGCCGAGCACACGGTCCAGCTGATTGAAGACGCCGGAAGCAGGGCTTTGGCATTACCAGGCGACCTGCGGGACGAGGAGTTCTGCCAGGAGGTCATTGCCCAAACCGTGATGGATTTCGGTGGGCTCAACGTCCTGGTGAACAACGCCGGGTTCCAGATGACAACAAGCCAAGGACTCGAAGACCTCAGCACCGATCAGTTTGACCGGACGTTCAAGACCAATGTCTACGCCCTGTTCTGGCTCACCAAGGCTGCCCTCCCTCACCTGCAGCCGGGCTCCGCAATCATCAACACCTCGTCCATCCAGGGCTACCACCCAAGCCCGTCCCTGATCGACTACGCCGCTACCAAAGCAGCGATCAACAGCATGACCTTTTCCTTGGCGGAATCACTGGGGCCGAAGGGCATACGCGTCAACGCTGTGGCCCCAGGCCCGGTGTGGACCCCGCTGCAGCCGCCCACCCAGCCCGTGGAAAAGATCCAAGCGTTCGGGCAGGACACCCCGCTGGGCCGTGCGGGGCAGCCGGCCGAACTTGCTTCGACCTATGTGTTGTTGGCCAGTGAGGATTCCAGCTATATCTCGGGATCGGTCATTGGCGTCACGGGTGGGAAGCACTTGGCCTGA
- the bioD gene encoding dethiobiotin synthase, with product MKLPPIVLVTGTDTGVGKTITTAAVTAALHQRGRTVAVYKPCQSGNVVGDSDCAEVTRLADPLTTEAGVVLQEPMAPVPAAVLDEVTLPLLDVHAGRIRELSAAHDHVLVEGAGGLLVELDHDGGTLADLGTRLGDSAAFVVVARSALGTLNHTALTLEALDRRTLPVVGVVLGSWPVTPGAVERSNRAAITSWPVPFLGAIPVDASGLDPADFRAHSCAWLEGLPA from the coding sequence ATGAAACTGCCTCCCATCGTCCTGGTCACCGGCACCGATACCGGCGTCGGTAAGACCATCACGACGGCGGCCGTCACCGCTGCCCTTCATCAGAGGGGCCGGACGGTTGCCGTTTACAAGCCCTGCCAGAGCGGAAATGTGGTGGGCGATTCCGATTGCGCCGAGGTGACCCGCTTGGCGGATCCGCTCACTACGGAGGCCGGCGTCGTTCTCCAAGAGCCCATGGCGCCCGTCCCTGCAGCCGTCCTCGATGAGGTCACCCTGCCACTGCTGGACGTTCACGCCGGGCGGATCCGTGAGCTGTCAGCAGCGCACGATCACGTGCTGGTGGAGGGCGCCGGCGGACTGCTGGTGGAGTTGGATCACGACGGCGGGACGCTGGCCGATCTGGGAACCCGGCTGGGCGATTCGGCTGCTTTTGTTGTGGTGGCGCGGTCCGCCCTGGGCACCTTGAACCACACGGCGCTGACGCTGGAGGCATTGGACCGAAGGACCTTGCCGGTAGTGGGAGTGGTTCTCGGAAGCTGGCCGGTGACGCCGGGCGCGGTGGAGCGGAGTAACAGGGCTGCCATCACCTCGTGGCCGGTTCCATTCCTTGGTGCCATCCCGGTTGATGCCTCCGGACTGGATCCTGCCGATTTCCGCGCCCATTCATGCGCATGGCTTGAGGGGCTGCCGGCATGA
- the bioB gene encoding biotin synthase BioB, translated as MSTQATQESRETTTYAILDTAREQVLERGEGLTEAQLIEILELPDDAIPAALQLAHEVRLKHCGEDVEVEGIISIKTGGCPEDCHFCSQSGLFDSPVRGVWLDIPELVKAAKETAATGATEFCIVAAVRGPDIKLMNQIKFAIDRINEAVEINIACSLGMLTQRQVDQLAEWGVHRYNHNLETARSYFPEVVTTHSYEERLETCAMVKAAGMELCCGALIGMGESVAQRAELAAQLAALEPHEVPLNFLNPRPGTPLENQGIMDGKDALRAIAAFRLAMPRTVLRYAGGRELTLGDLGTREGLLGGINAVIVGNYLTTLGRPADADLNLLVELNMPIKEFQKSL; from the coding sequence ATGAGCACCCAAGCAACCCAGGAATCCCGGGAAACCACCACCTACGCCATCCTGGACACCGCCCGCGAGCAGGTCCTCGAACGCGGCGAGGGCCTGACCGAAGCCCAACTCATCGAGATCCTTGAGCTCCCCGACGACGCCATCCCCGCAGCCCTGCAACTGGCCCACGAGGTTCGCCTCAAGCACTGCGGCGAGGACGTGGAAGTGGAGGGCATCATCTCCATCAAGACCGGCGGCTGCCCCGAGGACTGTCATTTCTGCAGCCAATCCGGCCTGTTCGACTCCCCTGTACGCGGTGTCTGGCTGGACATTCCGGAACTGGTCAAGGCCGCCAAGGAGACCGCCGCAACGGGGGCCACGGAGTTCTGCATCGTCGCAGCCGTGCGCGGGCCCGACATCAAGCTCATGAACCAGATCAAGTTCGCGATCGACCGTATCAACGAAGCAGTGGAGATCAACATCGCCTGCTCGCTTGGCATGCTCACGCAGCGGCAAGTGGACCAGCTGGCCGAGTGGGGCGTCCACCGGTACAACCACAACCTTGAAACGGCCCGGAGCTACTTCCCCGAGGTTGTGACCACCCATAGCTACGAAGAACGCCTGGAAACGTGCGCCATGGTCAAGGCCGCCGGCATGGAACTGTGCTGCGGCGCCCTGATCGGCATGGGCGAATCAGTGGCCCAGCGTGCCGAACTCGCAGCCCAGCTCGCGGCCCTTGAACCCCACGAAGTCCCGCTCAACTTCCTCAACCCCCGCCCCGGAACACCCCTGGAGAACCAAGGCATCATGGACGGCAAGGACGCCCTCCGTGCCATCGCGGCGTTCCGGCTCGCCATGCCCCGGACCGTGCTCCGCTATGCCGGTGGCCGTGAACTCACCCTCGGCGACCTCGGCACCCGCGAGGGCCTGCTCGGCGGAATCAACGCTGTCATCGTGGGCAACTACCTCACCACCCTGGGGCGCCCCGCCGACGCCGACCTGAACCTGCTGGTGGAGCTCAACATGCCCATCAAGGAATTCCAGAAGTCGCTGTGA
- a CDS encoding GntR family transcriptional regulator — translation MSDPSPAGARAGFPVSRQVLADHVYEALLEWLMDGRLEPGAAVSIDGMARELDVSPTPVREALARLEHTGMVRRVALKGYRVAPVFTREDFAELMEARLSIEPVNAKLACSRMTPDGLDALKRAVEDLKTAPRGGTFAEYRSYLEADERFHQLIAAQANNQFLLAAYNTLGGQIQRFRLFGGVGITDAEQAIAEHQAVLDAMLGGDPEKAAEMMVDHVEKVRGRAMADAPED, via the coding sequence ATGTCTGATCCTTCCCCGGCTGGTGCCCGCGCTGGTTTTCCCGTCAGCCGCCAAGTGTTGGCCGACCACGTTTATGAAGCGCTCCTCGAGTGGCTCATGGACGGCCGCCTGGAGCCCGGGGCGGCCGTGAGCATCGACGGGATGGCGCGCGAACTCGACGTTTCTCCCACTCCGGTGCGCGAAGCCCTGGCTCGCCTGGAGCACACTGGCATGGTCCGGCGCGTTGCGCTGAAAGGGTACCGGGTGGCGCCCGTATTCACCCGGGAGGACTTTGCGGAGCTCATGGAAGCCCGCCTGTCCATCGAGCCCGTTAACGCCAAGTTGGCTTGTTCCCGCATGACGCCGGACGGATTGGACGCCCTGAAGCGGGCCGTCGAGGATCTCAAGACCGCCCCTCGTGGGGGCACGTTTGCCGAGTACCGCAGCTACCTTGAGGCAGACGAGCGGTTCCATCAGCTCATCGCCGCGCAGGCAAACAACCAGTTCCTGCTCGCGGCCTACAACACCCTCGGTGGCCAGATCCAGCGCTTCCGGCTGTTCGGGGGAGTGGGCATCACTGATGCGGAGCAAGCCATTGCAGAGCACCAGGCTGTGCTTGACGCCATGCTCGGCGGCGACCCGGAGAAGGCCGCGGAGATGATGGTTGACCACGTCGAAAAGGTCCGTGGCCGGGCCATGGCTGACGCGCCGGAGGACTAA
- a CDS encoding 8-amino-7-oxononanoate synthase, producing the protein MATWLQEQARVRERRGLVRTPQVRRADHRMIDLASNDYLGLATDPRLAEAAREAIAKWGTGATSSRLVAGTTALHLELEHGLAELTGMDAGLVFSSGYLANLGVTTALGGPGALIVADTQCHASLIDGFRLSRSEVKEFTHNSVADAAEKLAKRTQPRGIIVVESIYSVGGDAAPLLELLDLAEAHDAVLLVDEAHSLGVAGSGKDAGRGAIAGTGLAGHPNVIVTATLSKALGSQGGAVLGPALLREHLVNRARSFIFDTALAPPAAAAALAAIGVVRAEPWRAAAVHHNAAAMAAHLQPALERLGSAVERSAGAVQSIPMPSAAEALAASGAAHAEGVLVGCFRPPSVPDGVSRLRLTARATLTPADIDHACATLRGILERTS; encoded by the coding sequence ATGGCCACATGGCTGCAGGAACAGGCCCGGGTCCGCGAGCGCCGGGGTTTGGTGAGGACGCCTCAAGTTCGCCGGGCGGACCACCGGATGATCGACCTCGCCAGTAACGACTACCTCGGCTTGGCCACGGATCCCAGGCTCGCCGAAGCCGCGCGGGAAGCCATCGCCAAGTGGGGCACGGGCGCCACGTCGTCCCGACTGGTAGCGGGCACCACCGCGCTGCACCTGGAGTTGGAGCACGGACTCGCTGAGCTGACAGGGATGGACGCCGGGCTGGTTTTCTCCTCCGGCTATCTAGCGAACCTTGGAGTCACTACCGCCCTCGGCGGCCCGGGGGCATTGATTGTTGCCGACACGCAGTGCCATGCCTCGCTGATCGATGGCTTCCGGCTGAGCCGCTCCGAGGTGAAGGAATTCACGCACAACAGCGTGGCGGACGCGGCGGAAAAACTGGCCAAACGTACCCAGCCACGGGGGATCATCGTCGTGGAGTCCATTTATAGCGTGGGCGGGGATGCCGCACCGCTACTGGAACTCCTGGACCTGGCCGAAGCCCATGACGCCGTGCTGCTGGTTGACGAAGCCCACAGCCTGGGCGTCGCGGGCTCCGGGAAGGACGCCGGACGTGGCGCGATCGCAGGAACCGGATTGGCCGGCCATCCCAACGTCATCGTCACAGCCACCCTGTCCAAGGCGCTTGGCAGCCAAGGCGGAGCCGTGCTGGGCCCAGCCCTGCTCAGGGAGCACCTGGTGAACAGGGCCAGAAGCTTCATCTTCGACACAGCACTCGCTCCCCCGGCGGCGGCCGCGGCGCTCGCTGCCATCGGCGTCGTGCGTGCCGAACCGTGGCGTGCAGCGGCTGTCCACCACAACGCAGCTGCCATGGCTGCCCACCTTCAGCCTGCGCTGGAGAGGCTCGGCAGCGCCGTCGAACGCTCCGCCGGAGCAGTCCAGTCCATCCCGATGCCCTCCGCTGCAGAGGCTCTCGCTGCCAGCGGGGCCGCCCATGCGGAGGGCGTCCTTGTGGGGTGCTTCCGCCCACCGTCCGTCCCGGATGGGGTGTCCCGCCTTCGCCTCACGGCCAGGGCCACCCTCACCCCGGCTGACATCGACCACGCCTGCGCGACGTTGCGCGGCATTCTGGAGAGAACATCATGA
- a CDS encoding adenosylmethionine--8-amino-7-oxononanoate transaminase, with protein sequence MSTLIERDRASLWHPYAPASPTLPLWEVEAADGVALRLRDERGRTHEVLDAMSSWWSVIHGYRNPVMDAALQRQLSSFSHVMFGGLTHQPAVELAESLLSMAPGEPGRRLERVFLADSGSISVEVALKLAVQFQTATGRPTRQSFLTIRGGYHGDTFAAMGVCDPVDGMHSSFPGLLARNVFAPRPPAAATATPAGIEEWRDAVERLAMERSNELAAIIVEPLLQGAGGMFMYPAECVRILRGIADRHGLLLILDEIATGFGRTGELFAADHARVVPDIMCVGKALTGGYLTLAATLCTGDVARAVSSGGAGALLHGPTFMANPLACAAANASLGILATGAWREDVERVGTALAEGLAPAMTLDAVAGVRTFGAVGVIELRDAVDVTAVTKAAVEHGVWVRPFRNLVYAMPPYISSAAEVRAMAAGMVAAVAETSHQGVAA encoded by the coding sequence ATGAGCACGCTGATCGAGCGTGACCGCGCGAGCCTATGGCACCCTTACGCGCCTGCCTCCCCGACGCTTCCCCTGTGGGAGGTGGAAGCGGCCGACGGCGTGGCGCTGCGGCTTCGCGACGAACGGGGACGAACGCATGAGGTGCTGGACGCGATGTCGTCGTGGTGGTCGGTGATCCACGGCTACCGGAACCCCGTCATGGATGCCGCCCTCCAGCGCCAGCTCAGCAGTTTCAGCCACGTGATGTTCGGCGGGCTCACGCACCAGCCCGCCGTGGAACTCGCGGAAAGCCTGCTGTCCATGGCGCCGGGCGAACCGGGGAGGCGCCTGGAACGGGTGTTCCTGGCAGATTCGGGATCCATCTCGGTCGAGGTCGCGCTCAAACTGGCGGTGCAGTTCCAGACGGCAACCGGCCGGCCCACGCGGCAGAGTTTCCTGACCATCCGTGGCGGTTACCACGGGGACACGTTCGCGGCCATGGGCGTCTGCGATCCTGTGGACGGCATGCATTCGTCCTTCCCAGGGTTGCTGGCCCGCAACGTCTTCGCGCCCCGCCCACCTGCGGCCGCAACAGCCACCCCCGCCGGAATCGAGGAATGGCGGGACGCCGTGGAGCGCCTTGCCATGGAGCGTTCCAACGAACTCGCCGCGATTATCGTGGAGCCATTGCTTCAAGGCGCAGGCGGCATGTTCATGTACCCGGCCGAGTGCGTTCGGATCCTGCGTGGGATCGCGGACCGCCACGGACTGCTGCTGATCCTGGACGAGATCGCCACGGGTTTCGGGCGAACCGGTGAACTCTTCGCCGCGGACCACGCACGCGTCGTCCCGGACATCATGTGCGTCGGCAAAGCGCTCACCGGCGGTTACCTCACCTTGGCTGCGACGCTGTGTACCGGCGACGTTGCCCGGGCGGTATCTTCCGGAGGCGCCGGGGCACTCCTGCACGGGCCCACCTTCATGGCCAATCCCCTGGCGTGCGCCGCCGCCAACGCAAGCCTCGGCATCCTTGCCACGGGAGCTTGGCGAGAGGACGTGGAACGCGTTGGCACCGCACTTGCCGAGGGTTTGGCCCCGGCGATGACGCTCGACGCCGTTGCCGGCGTCCGTACCTTCGGCGCCGTGGGCGTCATCGAATTGAGGGACGCGGTGGATGTGACCGCGGTGACGAAGGCCGCCGTCGAGCATGGCGTGTGGGTTCGCCCGTTCCGGAACCTGGTCTATGCGATGCCGCCGTACATTAGTTCCGCCGCTGAAGTGCGCGCGATGGCCGCTGGCATGGTGGCCGCCGTGGCGGAAACCTCCCACCAGGGGGTGGCCGCGTGA
- a CDS encoding SIS domain-containing protein, translated as MERRQEVSIVVRRTGQAVRSAESKASRHAVDVVLGHLGEIGPAVAALRRESSRLAEWGEQLALVRLRGGTVFAAGSDGSSHEAQRFTSELAAHDPGDGSGFKAIYIPKGADGSDGAAGSISARISDQVRRGDIVVLLAAKGITEDLRDAAAAAKSGGARVWALTGKESKDLAQSVDEAICVNTDPAHAEEAHLVAVLALCECFDDALKNRNAE; from the coding sequence ATGGAACGGAGGCAGGAAGTGAGCATCGTGGTGAGACGAACAGGTCAGGCGGTGCGCTCGGCTGAGTCGAAGGCGAGCCGGCACGCGGTTGACGTCGTTTTGGGGCATTTGGGGGAGATTGGCCCGGCAGTAGCGGCACTGCGGCGCGAATCTTCCAGGCTCGCCGAATGGGGCGAACAGCTGGCACTTGTCAGGCTGCGCGGTGGAACTGTCTTTGCCGCGGGCAGTGACGGGTCCTCGCACGAGGCCCAGAGATTCACTTCCGAGCTTGCCGCCCACGATCCCGGGGACGGTTCCGGTTTCAAAGCGATCTACATCCCCAAAGGCGCCGACGGATCAGATGGGGCCGCAGGAAGTATTAGTGCCCGGATCTCGGATCAGGTCCGACGCGGAGACATTGTGGTGCTGCTCGCCGCGAAGGGCATCACCGAGGACCTCAGGGATGCTGCTGCCGCCGCGAAGTCTGGTGGAGCGCGGGTGTGGGCTCTGACCGGAAAGGAATCCAAGGACCTGGCGCAGTCGGTCGATGAGGCCATCTGCGTCAACACGGACCCCGCCCACGCGGAGGAAGCGCACCTCGTCGCGGTGCTGGCCCTCTGTGAGTGCTTCGATGACGCACTGAAGAACCGCAACGCGGAGTAA
- a CDS encoding alkene reductase — protein MLFSPLALGELELSNRLVMAPLTRLRAGQNGVPGPLIAEHYRQRASLGLIVSEGTYPVPAGQSYPGQPGLVTDEQIAGWKTVTEAVHSEGGRIFAQVMHGGRVSHSDITGGNEIVGPSAVAIEGDVRTPSGKQPYPVPRELRTDELPGVIQEIVTASKNAIEAGFDGVELHSANGYLLHEFLAPNSNIRTDSYGGSPENRARFVIETVNAVVEALGANRVGIRISPEHNVQGIAETDAADVRATYEVLVDTIAPLNLAYLSILHHDPKSSLVQDLRERFNGTFLVNTGFSEITTRDEAFAIIEGGLADAVVVGRPAIANPDLARRWRESLPLNEPDASTFYADGAEGYTDYPFYAN, from the coding sequence ATGCTGTTTTCCCCCCTGGCCCTCGGCGAGCTTGAACTTTCCAACCGACTGGTGATGGCGCCCCTGACGCGTCTTCGTGCGGGTCAGAATGGCGTGCCGGGTCCGTTGATCGCCGAGCATTACAGGCAGCGGGCTTCCCTGGGGCTGATCGTGAGCGAGGGTACCTACCCGGTTCCGGCCGGCCAGTCATACCCGGGACAGCCCGGACTCGTCACCGACGAACAAATCGCGGGTTGGAAGACAGTCACCGAGGCCGTTCACTCCGAGGGTGGGCGCATCTTCGCGCAGGTCATGCACGGTGGCCGCGTTTCGCACTCGGACATCACGGGCGGCAATGAGATCGTTGGTCCCAGCGCTGTCGCCATCGAAGGCGACGTCCGCACCCCCAGCGGCAAGCAGCCGTACCCGGTCCCGCGCGAACTCCGCACCGACGAACTGCCGGGTGTCATTCAGGAAATCGTCACCGCATCCAAGAACGCCATCGAGGCAGGGTTCGACGGCGTGGAACTCCACTCCGCCAATGGTTACCTGCTGCACGAATTCCTTGCGCCCAATTCCAACATCCGCACGGACAGCTACGGTGGCTCCCCGGAGAACCGGGCCCGCTTCGTGATCGAGACCGTCAACGCCGTGGTGGAAGCCCTCGGTGCCAACCGTGTGGGCATCCGGATTTCCCCGGAGCACAACGTCCAGGGCATCGCGGAAACCGATGCCGCTGACGTCCGGGCAACATATGAAGTCCTGGTGGACACCATCGCACCGCTGAACCTCGCTTACCTGAGCATCCTGCACCACGACCCCAAGAGCAGCCTGGTCCAGGACCTCCGGGAGCGTTTCAATGGGACGTTCCTTGTCAACACCGGGTTCAGCGAAATTACGACCCGCGACGAAGCCTTCGCCATCATCGAAGGCGGCCTCGCGGACGCCGTGGTGGTCGGCCGCCCCGCCATTGCCAACCCGGACCTCGCCCGCCGCTGGCGCGAAAGCCTGCCGCTCAACGAGCCGGACGCCTCCACCTTCTACGCCGACGGCGCCGAGGGCTACACCGACTACCCGTTCTACGCGAACTAG
- a CDS encoding sugar phosphate isomerase/epimerase, with translation MAYTAENWPITAALLQFPGTDAAGQQVNDADASVWASVLQEVKDAGFANADLTDSWVRPGDLSKDRLAEFKQTADEVGIGVPVISAIRRSVIHATDWAENLAYSHRTIDAAAELGCEVVSFGLHQAITPEQQKQLWFWTVEGYKDPVGDKEAWGNAVSRLRELGQHAADAGILLSLEMYEDTYLGTADSSVQLVQDIGLANVGLNPDLGNLIRLHRPIEDWGEMVAKTLPYSNYWHMKNYIRDEDVARDSYITMPAPMESGLINYREAFKLALSVGFQGILCTEHYGGDGLSVTASNQDYLRRHVLPKSEGYELGKSQVAQGRQEPATQLAGV, from the coding sequence ATGGCGTACACCGCCGAGAATTGGCCCATTACCGCGGCCCTCCTGCAGTTCCCGGGCACCGACGCCGCGGGGCAGCAGGTCAACGACGCCGATGCTTCCGTTTGGGCTTCGGTCCTCCAGGAAGTGAAGGACGCAGGTTTCGCCAACGCGGACCTCACTGACAGCTGGGTTCGTCCCGGCGACCTCAGCAAGGATCGCCTCGCCGAGTTCAAGCAGACCGCTGATGAAGTGGGCATCGGTGTTCCGGTCATCTCTGCCATCCGCCGCAGCGTCATCCACGCGACGGACTGGGCCGAGAACCTGGCGTACAGCCACCGGACCATTGACGCCGCCGCGGAGCTCGGTTGCGAAGTCGTATCGTTTGGACTCCACCAGGCCATCACCCCGGAGCAGCAGAAGCAGCTGTGGTTCTGGACCGTCGAGGGATACAAGGACCCGGTGGGGGACAAGGAAGCGTGGGGCAACGCCGTCTCCCGCCTCCGTGAGCTCGGCCAGCACGCAGCAGACGCCGGCATCCTCCTTTCCTTGGAAATGTACGAGGACACGTACCTCGGAACCGCTGACTCTTCAGTTCAACTGGTCCAGGACATCGGCCTGGCCAACGTGGGCCTCAACCCGGACCTCGGCAACCTCATCCGACTGCACCGGCCCATCGAGGACTGGGGCGAGATGGTGGCAAAGACCCTGCCGTACTCGAACTACTGGCACATGAAGAACTACATCCGCGACGAAGACGTTGCCCGCGACAGCTACATCACCATGCCAGCCCCGATGGAAAGCGGACTCATCAACTACCGCGAAGCCTTCAAACTGGCTCTCTCCGTGGGCTTCCAGGGCATCCTCTGCACCGAGCACTACGGCGGCGACGGCCTGAGCGTCACGGCCAGCAACCAGGACTACCTCCGCCGCCACGTCCTGCCCAAGAGCGAAGGCTACGAACTCGGCAAGAGCCAGGTAGCGCAGGGGCGCCAGGAACCAGCCACGCAGCTCGCAGGAGTTTAG
- a CDS encoding cytosine permease, with the protein MIDDKTSTATLEPTTAASTAVGTGTSGAPAAGNSDAMSAAKESLEDYTLRFAPRSYRKWSAGVVATSALGGIAYLADFSIGANIGIAYGTVNAIFGIIVAAVIIFATGFPLAYYAARYNIDLDLITRGSGFGYYGSVVTNIIFATFTFIFFALEGSIMAQGLQLGLGIPQWIGYAVSTIIIIPLVIYGMKTLATLQVWTTPLWLLLMVVPVGYLLLSHPESIDAFFAFTGASGGGGPNLASVMLAAGVCLSLMAQIAEQIDYLRFMPPKTAENKGAWWRAVILAGPGWVIFGAIKQIIGLFIAIYLIAKLDPAAASSANEPVHQFLGVYEEMMPAWLAMTLAVVLVVISQIKINVTNAYSGSLAWTNSFTRITKTYPGRMVFVVVNLVIALILMESNMFEFLNTILGFYANCAMAWVVTVASDIAINKYLLKISPKVPEFRRGMLYAVNPVGFLSMLVSAGVSIAVFFGAFGSGVQPFSPIFAVGLALVLPPVLALATKGRYYLRRTDDGIDLPMFDADGNPSDAKLLCHVTGLEFERPDMLRSGQDGPDGEPQYISSLALSTDKSGELVLPAQK; encoded by the coding sequence ATGATCGACGACAAGACGAGTACCGCCACACTGGAGCCAACGACGGCGGCAAGCACCGCCGTCGGAACCGGCACCTCGGGTGCTCCAGCAGCCGGCAACTCCGACGCAATGAGTGCAGCGAAGGAGAGCCTGGAGGATTACACGCTCCGCTTCGCCCCGCGCTCCTACCGGAAGTGGAGCGCCGGTGTGGTGGCCACGAGCGCGCTGGGTGGCATCGCCTACCTGGCCGACTTTTCGATCGGCGCGAACATCGGCATCGCGTACGGAACGGTGAATGCGATCTTTGGCATCATTGTGGCGGCCGTGATCATCTTCGCCACCGGGTTCCCGTTGGCCTACTACGCCGCCCGGTACAACATCGACCTTGACCTCATCACCCGAGGCTCGGGCTTTGGCTACTACGGCTCGGTGGTCACCAACATCATCTTCGCCACCTTCACGTTCATCTTCTTCGCCCTCGAGGGCTCCATCATGGCCCAGGGGTTGCAGTTGGGCCTGGGTATCCCTCAATGGATCGGCTACGCAGTGTCCACCATCATCATCATTCCCTTGGTGATCTATGGGATGAAGACACTCGCTACGTTGCAGGTGTGGACCACCCCGCTCTGGCTGTTGCTGATGGTGGTTCCCGTTGGCTACCTGCTGCTGTCGCACCCCGAGAGCATCGATGCCTTCTTCGCTTTCACCGGTGCGTCCGGCGGGGGCGGCCCCAACCTGGCCTCGGTGATGCTGGCCGCAGGTGTTTGTTTGTCCCTGATGGCGCAGATCGCTGAGCAGATCGACTACCTTCGCTTCATGCCGCCCAAGACCGCCGAGAACAAGGGTGCCTGGTGGCGCGCCGTGATCCTCGCCGGACCGGGCTGGGTCATCTTCGGTGCCATCAAGCAGATCATTGGCCTCTTCATCGCGATCTACCTCATTGCCAAGCTGGACCCCGCAGCTGCTTCTTCCGCGAATGAGCCGGTCCACCAGTTCCTGGGCGTCTACGAGGAGATGATGCCGGCATGGCTGGCGATGACACTGGCTGTGGTGCTGGTGGTTATTTCCCAGATCAAGATCAACGTCACCAACGCCTACTCGGGTTCGCTGGCCTGGACCAACTCCTTCACCCGCATCACCAAGACCTACCCGGGCCGCATGGTGTTCGTGGTGGTCAACCTGGTCATCGCGCTGATCCTGATGGAGTCGAACATGTTCGAGTTCCTCAACACCATCCTCGGTTTCTACGCCAACTGCGCCATGGCCTGGGTGGTCACGGTTGCCTCCGATATCGCGATCAACAAGTACCTGCTGAAGATCTCGCCCAAGGTTCCGGAGTTCCGCCGCGGCATGCTCTACGCCGTGAACCCGGTGGGCTTCCTGTCCATGCTGGTCTCAGCGGGAGTCTCCATCGCGGTGTTCTTCGGGGCGTTCGGTTCCGGTGTCCAGCCGTTCTCGCCCATCTTCGCGGTGGGTCTGGCCCTGGTGCTGCCGCCCGTTCTCGCCCTTGCCACGAAGGGCCGCTACTACCTGCGCCGGACTGACGACGGCATCGACCTCCCCATGTTCGATGCCGACGGCAACCCGAGCGACGCGAAGCTTCTCTGCCACGTCACGGGCCTTGAGTTCGAACGCCCGGACATGCTCCGGTCCGGTCAGGACGGGCCCGACGGCGAACCCCAGTACATCTCGTCCCTTGCCTTGTCCACGGATAAGTCGGGCGAGCTGGTGCTCCCGGCCCAGAAGTAG